In a single window of the Blastopirellula retiformator genome:
- a CDS encoding DUF1559 domain-containing protein — MRRNVFRLSGFTLVELLVVIAIIGVLIALLLPAVQQAREAARRSQCQNNLKQLGLALHNFHDTFGALPQGGYSSAAGTNYRTMSGFVPILPFLEQQNIHDQFTITSAVDHTDNSAAIQNLFEGYFCPSRRRAEAGQSGWYMATCSRGDYAFCAGGEGSHSNNTNKSSYDGVFSQGSDMTFANISDGLSNTIAIGEKRVEPYDGDSTVRSTMDGPHYRWGFHGTRLLKSPFSSPIVTGTWNDLDCNFGSSHATGGCFFLFCDGSVHFLSKTTNWSVLQNLANRADGNPVSLAD, encoded by the coding sequence ATGCGACGCAACGTTTTTCGCCTGTCTGGATTTACCCTGGTCGAATTGCTAGTGGTGATCGCGATCATCGGCGTGCTGATCGCGCTGTTGTTGCCGGCGGTGCAACAAGCCCGCGAAGCGGCCCGACGCAGCCAATGCCAGAACAACCTGAAGCAGCTTGGTCTGGCGCTGCACAACTTTCATGACACGTTCGGCGCCTTGCCGCAGGGGGGCTACTCCAGCGCCGCCGGAACCAATTACCGCACGATGAGCGGCTTCGTCCCGATTCTGCCGTTCCTGGAACAGCAGAACATCCACGATCAATTCACGATCACCTCGGCGGTCGACCACACCGACAACTCCGCCGCGATCCAGAACTTGTTTGAAGGCTATTTCTGCCCGTCACGACGTCGCGCCGAGGCAGGGCAGAGCGGTTGGTACATGGCGACTTGCTCTCGCGGCGATTACGCGTTTTGCGCCGGCGGCGAAGGGAGCCATAGCAACAACACCAACAAGTCGTCTTACGACGGCGTTTTCAGCCAGGGATCTGACATGACCTTCGCCAACATCAGCGACGGGCTCTCCAACACGATTGCGATTGGCGAGAAGCGGGTCGAGCCGTACGACGGCGACAGCACGGTGCGATCAACGATGGACGGCCCGCACTATCGCTGGGGCTTTCATGGCACGCGATTGCTGAAGTCGCCCTTCAGTTCGCCGATCGTGACCGGCACGTGGAACGATCTCGATTGCAACTTCGGCAGCTCTCACGCAACCGGCGGATGCTTCTTCCTGTTCTGTGACGGCTCGGTCCACTTCCTGTCGAAGACGACCAATTGGAGCGTGCTGCAGAACCTGGCGAATCGCGCCGACGGGAACCCGGTGTCGCTCGCGGATTAG
- a CDS encoding response regulator yields the protein MLYRNFGVEPYNDACKYVTLFNRKAAEDETMGIVHAPNLLITDDDRGFRETLAEVFAARGFETHLAKDGVEAIDVVRSMRIDVALFDYHMPRKTGLEAIVECRTAVSQLPCILLSGNLDDIIRQQAISAEVFSVLAKPVSLPDITSKVREALEQRFPERFSSDDN from the coding sequence TTGCTCTATAGGAATTTTGGCGTCGAGCCTTACAACGATGCCTGCAAGTACGTCACCCTCTTTAACCGCAAAGCGGCGGAAGATGAAACAATGGGGATCGTTCACGCCCCGAACTTGTTGATCACCGACGATGACCGCGGCTTTCGCGAAACGCTGGCCGAGGTCTTCGCGGCTCGTGGTTTCGAAACTCATCTCGCCAAAGATGGAGTCGAAGCGATCGACGTCGTCCGCTCGATGCGGATTGACGTAGCGCTGTTCGACTATCACATGCCGCGGAAAACAGGCCTCGAAGCGATTGTGGAGTGCCGCACCGCCGTCTCCCAACTGCCGTGCATCCTGCTCTCCGGCAATCTCGACGACATCATCCGCCAACAGGCGATTTCGGCCGAGGTCTTCTCGGTGCTGGCCAAACCGGTCAGCCTGCCCGATATTACCTCGAAGGTCCGAGAAGCGCTCGAGCAGCGTTTTCCCGAGCGATTTAGCTCGGATGACAACTAA
- a CDS encoding class I SAM-dependent methyltransferase, with the protein MNQPNIADIYDLPEYYDVVFADDWEAEFEFLDFCFDRYVDGSVNRLLEPACGTGRLLVELAQAGFDVAGVELNEKMVGYCRQRCPGVDLVSGDMANFQLKQFAQSEPFDAGFNMINSVRHLLSEEKAVAHFRCMADVIRPGGIYVVGLHLTPTIGDPLEEETWVATRDDVMVKCHLETYDRDLDARIERASLSYDITDASRQLKVTGDLSFRTYTAEQMEQTLQTAGHWEIAETYDFTYDLLQPIEVDQQSEDVVYVLTRTA; encoded by the coding sequence ATGAATCAGCCCAACATCGCCGACATCTACGATCTGCCGGAGTATTACGACGTCGTATTTGCCGACGACTGGGAAGCGGAGTTCGAGTTCCTCGACTTCTGTTTCGACCGCTACGTAGACGGTTCAGTAAACCGCCTGCTCGAACCGGCCTGTGGTACGGGGCGATTGCTGGTCGAGCTTGCACAAGCCGGCTTCGACGTCGCTGGAGTCGAACTGAACGAAAAGATGGTCGGCTACTGTCGTCAGCGTTGCCCCGGCGTCGACCTGGTGTCTGGCGACATGGCCAACTTTCAGCTCAAGCAGTTCGCTCAGTCCGAGCCGTTTGACGCCGGCTTTAACATGATCAACAGCGTGCGTCATCTGCTGTCGGAAGAGAAGGCGGTCGCCCATTTTCGCTGCATGGCCGACGTCATCCGCCCAGGCGGAATCTACGTGGTCGGGCTCCACCTGACGCCGACGATTGGCGATCCGCTGGAAGAAGAAACGTGGGTTGCGACCCGCGACGACGTGATGGTGAAGTGTCACCTGGAGACGTACGACCGCGACCTCGACGCCCGGATCGAACGAGCGTCGCTAAGCTACGACATCACCGACGCCAGTCGCCAATTGAAAGTGACCGGCGATCTCAGCTTTCGCACCTACACGGCCGAGCAAATGGAGCAAACCTTGCAAACGGCCGGCCACTGGGAAATCGCCGAAACGTACGACTTTACGTACGATCTGTTGCAGCCGATCGAAGTTGACCAGCAAAGCGAAGACGTCGTGTATGTGTTGACACGAACGGCCTAA